DNA from Brevibacterium sp. 'Marine':
ACGCGCCTTCGTGCTCGCCCCCTGGGCCGAGCTCGTCGGAGACACACTCATCGACACCCCTCAGGGACGGCGCCCCCTCAGCGCGGTTCTGGCCGAACTCGACGACCAGGACATCTCCCGGATCACCTCTGGATAACCGTCCGCGATCTGAGAGACTGGGAAGCATGCAGAGAACCTCCTCGTCCACCCTCGCCGTGTGGGCCGTCATCGGCACGGTGCTCGCGATCGTGGTCGACGTGGTGCTCGAAAGCCAAGGGTTCTCACTGCCGGGCCTGCCCTGGTTCGCCGTCATCGGCATGCTCGTCCTCTCCGCCATCCTGTTCATGCTCGGCTGGCCCATCAAGAAATGGAACGACGGGGACCGGACGAAGGAGATCGACCCGATCCAAGCGGCGAGAGTGGCGATCATGGCCAAGGCCAGCGCCCTGACCGGGGCCGGACTCTCCGGCTGGTATCTCGGCAACGCCGGGTACTATTTCCTGTCGGCCCCGGGGATCCGCAACGACCTGGCCGCAGGTATGCTTGTCGCAATGATCTCTGCCGCCGTGCTCATGATCGTCGGCATGATCGTCGAGGGATTCTGCGAGATCCCACCCCAAGACCCGCCGGGAGCCGAAACAGCATGAACCGCGACCGCTTCTTCTCCATCGGAGCCGATGTGCCCTTCAACCGGGTGAGCCCGAAGTACGGGCTGAAAGAGGTCCTCGCCTCAATGACTCTGCTCGTTCCGCTGCTCATCGCCGGTCTGGTCGTCGCGATCATCTTCACCTCCGAGATGCCCTGGCTGCACCTGGCCTGGATCGCCGTCGCCGTCTACGGCATCATCTCGACGATCATCATCCTTCGGCAGGCGCGTGCCATCGGCTATGCCGAACGCGAAGACGACCTGCTCGTCCGCCGCGGCATCATGTTCCACCGCGCCACCGTCGTGCCCTACGGCCGACTTCAGTTCGTCGACGTCGACGCCGGCCCCATCGACCGCATGTTCGGCCTGGCGACCGTCAAACTCCACACCGCCTCCGCCGCCACCGACGCGACGATCCCCGGACTGCCCCGCGCCGAAGCCGATCGCCTGCGCGACAGCCTCGCCGGACTCGGCCAGGCCAATCTCGCCGGACTGTGACCATGAGCGACGAATCCTCGCCCGACACCCCGAACGCTCCCGCCGAGGCGGCCGCACCGGAGGTCTGGCACCGTGTCCATCCGCTGACGCCGATTCTCGAGAGCCTCGGCGTCCTCGTCGGCATCTTCATCGCCGCGGTCTACGGTCTGCAGAACTTCTTCCAGAGCGCCGTCGAAGACCTGGCCTCCGGCCGCTCCGTCAACCTCACCTTCGCCGAATGGCTGGGCGCCCACCCGCTGGTGATCCTCGCCGTCGTCGGCGGAATCATCCTGATCCTCGTTCTCACAGCCTTCTTCAGCTGGTTGGCATGGCGAGTCATGGGATATCGGGTCGACGCCGAAGCGATCTACTATCGGCGCGGACTGCTGTCGAAGAAGCTGCGCAAGGCCCGTCTGGACCGCGTCCAGTCGATCGACCTGCAGCAGAAGCTGCTGCCGCGCATGCTCGGAATGGGCGAACTCGTCTTCGACGTCGCCGGCGGCACCGACTCGAACATCTCCCTGAAATATTTGTCGAAGAAGCGTGCCGAAGAGCTTCGCGATGAGCTTCTCGCCGCGGTGAAGGCGAAGAAGAACGCTTCCACTGCGGCCGCCACGGCACCGAGCGGAACCACAGTCGAGCACGGTGGGCCCGAGCCCGAAACAGGAGCAGCCGGTGAAGCTGAAACCGGTGCGGATGCGGCAGGTCAGGCTCGCGTCACGGCCGGTGACCACGGCGGCCCAGCCCACGACTCCAGCGGAGAACAGCGGGGTATCGATCTCTCCGTGCCCGAACGCAGCGCCGACAGCATCGGAGTCCGGCTGAGCAAACGGCTGGGCGCCCTCGCCGACGACGTCTCCCACGAAGCGGAAGGCAGCCTCAACGATCTGCTGGCCCCGTACAACCTCTCGGCCGATGTCGGTGAGGAGGGCGAGATCATCCGTGTGCCCGCCCACCGTGTCATCGTGTCCTCCCTGCTCAACACCGGAACGCTGATCTCCGTCGGCGTGATCGTCGCCCTCATCGCCATTGCCGTCGTCTTCCTCGTCGTCGGGATCGAAGAGGCCTTCCTCCCGATCCTCATCGGTGGACTGCCCGGCATCTTCGCCGCATTCACCGCATTCAAGAAGAACCTCGACAATGCCAATTTCGTCGTCCGCATCAGCGAAGACGGACTGGCCGTCAGACACGGACTCTTCTCCACCTCCCGCAAGGTCATCCCGCTCGACCGGCTGCAGGCCGTCTGCCTGCATCAGCCGCTGCTGTGGCGCTGGGCCGGTTGGTGGAGAGCCGAATACAACATCGCCAGCGACGGTGGGAAGAACGACGAGAATCTGCTCCTGCCCGTCGGCGATATCGACCAAGCTCTGCTCATGGTGGGTCTCGCCCTGCCCGACCCGCAGCTGCCCGCAGGCATCTCCGCCGACGGCCTCGTCCGGTCGGCCATGTACGACCGGAAGTCCACACACCCCGACGCAGCGGCGGCCGAGGAGCTGTTCCATGCGCAGCCGCGCTCCTCACGGATAATCGACCCTCTCGTCTGGAAACGACGCGCCTATGCGCTCACCGATTCCCTGCTCGTGCTGCGCCTGGGCATCCTCGACCGACGAGTCGACTTCGTGCCCCATGTCAGGGTCCAGTCCCTGCGCTACTACCAGGGCCCACTGATGCGAGCGCTGAACCTGGGCACTGTGGCCGTGCATTCGACCGCCGGACCCATCACCCCGCTCGTGAAGCATCAGGACGTCGACGCCGCCAAACGCTTCTTCACCGAGCATGCCGAACGCACTCGGATCGCCCGCCAGACCTACGACGCGGCGGCGAAGAGTGCCCACACCGACCGGACACAGATCCTCGAGGAGGACGAAAGATGAGCCAGGGCGACGCACCGCGGCTGGGCATCGGAATCATCGGCTGCGGCCGAGTCGGGGCCAGCATCGGAGCCGCCTGGAGGCAGGCGGGGCACGCGATCATCGGCGTCAGCGCCACCTCGGCGGCGAGCCTCGAACGCGCCGAGGAGATGCTGCCGGCAGTGCCCGTCCTCGACCCGGACGAGATCACCGAACGCGCCGAACTCGTCCTCGTCGCCGTTCCCGATGACGAGATCGCGCCGTTGGTCACGGGCCTGGCCGACCTCGGACGCATCCACGCCGGGCAGATCCTCGTGCACTGCTCGGGCCGGTACGGAACGGACGTCCTCGACGCCGGGACCCGCCTCGGCGCCCTGCCCATCGCCCTGCACCCGTCCATGACGTTCACCGGAACCGAAGTCGACCTGAGTCGGCTGCGGCAGGCGACGATCGCGGTCACCGCGCCGGCACCGATCCGTCCGGTGGGGGAGGCCCTCGTCGTCGAACTCGGTGCCGAACCGATCGACATCGCCGAAGCGGACCGTCCCCTCTACCACGCGGCCATCACCCATGCCTCGAACCATTCGATCACGATCCTCGCCGAAGCCATGGAACTGCTCTCCGAGGCGGGAGTCGCCGATCCCTCGGCCGTCCTCCACGCCCTCGTCGACGCCAGCGTCGCCAACACCATGCAGAATGGGCCCAAGGCACTGACCGGGCCGATCAGCCGCGGCGACGTCGGAACCATCGAAGCGCACCTGGCCGCACTGAGCGAATTCAGCCTCAGCCGGTCGAACCCATCCGTGCGCAACAGCTACATCGCACTCGCGCGATCGACAGCCGCGAAAGCCCTGGCGATGGGACGGATCACAGAAGCCCAGGCACAGCAGATTCTGACTGCTCTGGACTGACCGCCGAATTCCCCCGTGCGGCCCGTCCACGGTAGCCTTGAAGCATGGCGAACACCGACTCGAAGATACCTGAGAACGCAGACCTTTCACCCGAACACCTCGACCCGGAACAGATCCGGATCCGAAAGGACAAGCGCCAGCGTCTCCTCGATGACGGAACCGACGCCTACCCGGTCACGGTGCCCCGCACGCACAGCCTCGCCGAGGTCCACGCCGCCCACGACGGACTCGAAGCCGGTGAGGAGACCGACGACGTCGTCGGCGTCATCGGCCGCGTCGTCTTCGTCCGCACCACCGGAAAACTCTGCTTCGTCACCCTGCAGGCCGGCGACGGCACCCGACTGCAGGGCATGCTCTCGCTGCGCGAAGTCGGTCAGGAGCGCCTGGATGACTTCAAGACCGACGTCGACCTCGGCGACTTCCTGTTCCTGCACGGGAAGGTCATCAAGTCCAAGCGCGGTGAACTCTCCGTCCTCGCGGACTCGTGGACCATGGCATCGAAGGCCATCCGCCCGCTGCCCGGCCTGCACACCGAACTCGCCGAGGACACCCGCGTCCGCCAGCGCTACCTCGACCTCATCACCCGCGAGCAGGCCCGGGAGACGATGCTCACCCGCGCCAAAGTGATGTCATCGCTGCGGAAGACCTTCGCGGACCAGGACTTCGTCGAGATCGAGACCCCGATGCTGCAGACCATGCACGGCGGTGCCTCGGCGCGCCCATTCAAGACGCATATGAACGCCTACGACATCGACATGTATCTGCGCATCGCCCCGGAGCTGTTCCTCAAGCGGGCGGTCGTCGGCGGAATCGAGAACGTCTTCGAGATCAACCGGAACTTCCGCAATGAGGGCGCTGACTCCACGCATTCCCCGGAATTCGCGATGCTCGAGGCCTACCAGTCCTTTGGCGACTACCACTCGATCGCCGATCTGACGAAGACCCTGATCCAGAACGCGGCCCAGGAAGCCACCGGATCTCTCATCGTGACTCTCGACGACGGCACCGAATACGACTTCGGCGGAGACTGGCCGGTCGTGAGCATGTACGACTCCCTGTCCGAGGAATCCGGCGTCGAGGTGACTCCCGAGACCGGATTGGACGTCCTCGACAAGATCGCCGCCGACAACAACGTCGACTTAGACGGCGTCTTCAGGTCACACGGCAAGTACGTCGAAGAGCTGTGGGAGCACTTCTATCAGGACAAGCTGTGGGCTCCGACCTTCGTCACCGACTTCCCGGTCGACACCTCACCGCTGGTGCGTGAGCACCGGACGAAGAAGGGCGTCGTGGAGAAGTGGGACCTGTACGTGCGCGGCTTCGAGCTGGCGACCGGCTATTCCGAGCTCGTCGACCCGATCATCCAGCGGCAGCGCTTCGAAGCTCAGGCTGCGGACGCCGCTCGCGGCGACGACGAGGCGATGGGTCTCGACGAAGACTTCCTCATGGCCATGGAACACGGAATGCCGCCGACCGGCGGAATGGGAATGGGGCTCGACCGTCTGCTCATGGCACTGACAGGATTGGGAATCCGCGAAACAATTCTGTTCCCATTCACCAAGCCATTGGCTTCTTCGCAGGAGGATTCGGCTCAGGAGGGCTGATGTGAATATGTTGGATATCCTCAAAGCGCTGCTCCCGTCGATCTGTGTGGGATTGCTGTTCTGGTATGTATTCCGGAATATCGTCCGCGCAGATCGCAATGAACGCGCACAGGTTGATAAGTACTATTCAGAGATTGAAGTTAGCGGAATCGAGGACAATCTTGAAACGGATGTTAAGATGACATCGACAAAATCCTCTGATTACGAAAAGAGTGAACATGGCAAGGGAAATGCGCCTCGTTCTCACGGATGATTTCGACGGAAGCGAAGCGGCGGAAACCGTTCGCTTCAGCCTCGACCAGGCAACGTACGAACTCGAGCTCTCAACCGAGAATGCCGAAAAGCTCCGTGAGACGTTCGCCCCATTCATCGCCAAAGCACGTCGTGTAGCCAACACCGGTGGTCGTGGCCGCCGTGCGGGTTCGTCGGGACCCAAGCGGGACACGGCGAAGATCCGCGAATGGGCTCAGAGCAACGGATACCAGCTCGGTGATCGTGGGCGGATCCCGCTGGAGATCGTCGAAGCATACGAAGCAGCGGAGAAGTAAGAGGCTCATTCGAAAGCCGATAACCTCCGATTAGTCCCGAGGGGCCAGCGAATTGAATCGCTGGCCCCTCGGGCTTTTGTGCTCGGCCTCGGCATTTTCAATTGACCTCTTCCGGCGATGCGGCAACACAGCAATGATGAAACATCACAGACAATTGCCAGGTGGAGAGTAGTTGAAGATCATATCGATTGATGGGCAGCCAAATGATTCGATGAAGTTGCACACGAATCAAGGGAGCCTGCACTGCGGCTGAGGCACGACTTCTGCTCACCGGACGGCTATTGAAGTTGGTTCAGTTCTCCGGGTTCAATTGAATTCGTGCTGCGCTCATATGCTCCGAGTCTCCAGTCTGCAGAGCGTACAGACCCAATTCGACGGGCGACGTCGAGTAGAGCTCGCCGCAGTGCTCTGCGAACCTGGGCCATATCCGACCGCCGGCTTCCACGTATCGCGCGCTCGCGTTCTCGAACGCTGAGGCCGAGACGCTGGCGTGGTGGAACATGAAATCCCTGGCCGGATCGCCGATTGCAGCAGTCGTCCAGTCGAGGATGCTCAGATTGACGGGTCCGTCCATGAGCTGATGCGCCGGGTACACTTCGCCATGAGTCACGGTTGAGAACGACGGCCAATAGCTGTCATCGTCGAGCCACGCGGTCCACCGTCGGAGCAGGTTCGGCGCCACCTCGAACTCAGCGGCGACGGTTTCGATGTCATCGCGCTTGCGCTGTCGGATCTCTGCGGGGGAGAACTCCGGAATGCCTGTGTCCCGAACGGCGGCCGGGTCGACGGTGTGAAGTTCCGCGAGGACAGATCCCAGCGACGCGGCATACTCGGGGGATTCGACATCGAAATGCCACTGCGGCACTCCGGCGTCATCGACGGTCAGCCCGGGAGTGCCTGGCAGCAGCGGGTAGGCGATGAGATCGTCCGAGTGGACCTGCCAATCCGGGACCGCGACGCTCAGGTGCGGTGCGATGGCCTTGATGAACCGGCCCTCGACGGCGGCGCGGGCGGAGACATCCGGACGCCGAGGTATCCGGAGCACCCACGATTCGCCGTCGACCGCCTCGGCGATGGCGACCTGGAAGTCGAGGCCGAGCTCGTTGATGACGATGGAATCGGTGATGATGTCGAGACCGTGGGCCCGGGCCAGGTCCCGGATGATCGCGGGATCGGTGGGCATGTCTGCGTCCTCTCTGACGTTGCTGTATGGGTCTCGAGTCTAGAGAATTTCGCCGACAGCCAAACCCTTTCGGCTGATGGCGAAACCTGCAATAGATCCGCGGTCGTGGTGGTTAGGCTCAGAAGAATCAGAAGACCGAGGAGGATGAATATGTTCGAGCGGTTCACCGACCGAGCACGACGCGTTGTGGTGCTCGCGCAGGAAGAAGCGAAACTTCTCAAACACAACTACATCGGCACCGAGCACATTCTGCTCGGCCTCATCCACGAGGGTGAAGGTCTGGCAGCGAAGGCTCTCGAGGGCATGGACATCTCCCTCGAACAGGTGCGTGACCAGGTCCAGGAGATCATCGGCCAGGGCCAGCAGGCGCCCAGCGGCCACATTCCCTTCACCCCGCGGGCGAAGAAGGTCCTCGAGCTCAGCCTCCGTGAAGCCCTGCAGCTGGGTCACAGCTACATCGGCACCGAGCACATTCTGCTCGGCCTCATCCGTGAGGGCGAAGGCGTTGCCGCGCAGGTGCTCGTCAAGCTCGGCGCGGATCTCGGACGCGTCCGGCAGGAAGTCATCAAGCTGCTGTCGGGCTACCAGGGCAAGGAACCCGTGTCCGCCGGCGGTCGCGAAGAGGGAACCCCCTCGGGGTCGCTCGTGCTCGACCAGTTCGGCACCAACCTCACCGCCGCGGCCCGCGAAGCCAAGCTCGACCCGGTCATCGGCCGGCACGAGCAGATGCAGCGCGTGATGCAGATCCTCTCGCGCCGCACGAAGAACAACCCCGTCCTCATCGGCGAACCCGGTGTCGGCAAGACTGCTGTCGTCGAAGGACTCGCACAGGCCATCGTCAACGGCGATGTCCCCGAGATCCTCGCCGACAAGCAGCTCTACACCCTCGACCTCGGTTCGCTGGTCGCAGGTTCCCGCTACCGCGGTGACTTCGAAGAGCGCCTGAAGAAGGTGCTCAAGGAGATCCGCACCCGCGGCGACATCATCCTCTTCATCGACGAGATCCACACCCTCGTCGGTGCCGGAGCCGCCGAAGGTGCGATCGACGCCGCGTCGATCCTCAAGCCCATGCTGGCTCGGGGAGAGCTGCAGACCATCGGTGCGACCACTCTGGACGAGTACCGCAAGCACATCGAGAAGGATGCAGCCCTCGAGCGTCGGTTCCAGCCGATCCAGGTTCCCGAACCGTCGCTGGCGCATTCGATCGAGATCCTCAAGGGTCTTCGGGACAAGTACGAAGCGCACCACAAGGTCACCGTCACCGACGGGGCCCTGGCAGCCGCGGTGAACATGTCCGATCGCTACATCAACGACCGGTATCTGCCGGACAAGGCGATCGACCTCATCGACGAAGCCGGTGCCAAGTTGCGCATCTCGCGTCTGTCGGTTCCCCAGGAGATCCGTGACCTGGAGGAGAAGATCCTCGAGGCCCGCCACCGCAAGGAAGCCGCCATCGATGCTCAGGACTTCGAACTGGCAGCCTCGGAGCGTGACTCCGAGATGAAGCTGCAGAAGGAGAAGGAAGAGCAGACCGAGGCGTGGCGCAAGTCCGGCACCGACACCTCGAAGGTCGTCGATGCCGATCTCATCGCCGAAGTGCTCGCCTCTGCCACGGGCATCCCGATCTTCAAGCTCACCGAGGAGGAATCCTCGCGTCTGCTCCGGATGGAAGACGAGCTGCACAAGCGCGTCATCGGTCAGGACGACGCGGTCAAGGCGATCTCGCGGGCGATCCGTCGTACCCGTGCCGGACTGAAGGATCCGAAGCGTCCCTCCGGTTCGTTCATCTTCGCCGGCCCCACCGGCGTCGGCAAGACCGAGCTGGCCAAGGCGCTGTCCGAGTTCCTCTTCGGCGATGAGGACTCGCTCATCAGCCTCGACATGTCCGAGTACTCCGAGAAGCACACGGTCTCGCGACTGTTCGGTTCGCCTCCGGGATACGTCGGCTACGAAGAGGGCGGTCAGCTCACGGAGAAGGTTCGCCGCAAGCCGTTCTCGGTCGTCCTCTTCGATGAGGTGGAGAAGGCCCACTCGGACATCTTCAACTCGCTGCTGCAGATCCTCGAGGACGGTCGCCTGACCGACTCGCAGGGCCGTGAGGTGGACTTCAAGAACACCATCATCATCATGACTACCAACCTCGGTACGCGTGATATCTCGAGTGGACTCCAGCTCGGATTCCAGGTCGAGGGTGACACGAAGACCAACTACGACCGGATGAAGCAGCGGGTCAACGAAGAGCTCAAGCAGCACTTCCGTCCCGAGTTCCTCAACCGCGTCGATGACACGATCGTGTTCCCGCAGCTGAGCATGGTCGAGATCATCAAGATCGTCGATCTCTTCCTCGAGCGTCTCGA
Protein-coding regions in this window:
- a CDS encoding Lsr2 family protein → MAREMRLVLTDDFDGSEAAETVRFSLDQATYELELSTENAEKLRETFAPFIAKARRVANTGGRGRRAGSSGPKRDTAKIREWAQSNGYQLGDRGRIPLEIVEAYEAAEK
- a CDS encoding DUF2520 domain-containing protein; amino-acid sequence: MSQGDAPRLGIGIIGCGRVGASIGAAWRQAGHAIIGVSATSAASLERAEEMLPAVPVLDPDEITERAELVLVAVPDDEIAPLVTGLADLGRIHAGQILVHCSGRYGTDVLDAGTRLGALPIALHPSMTFTGTEVDLSRLRQATIAVTAPAPIRPVGEALVVELGAEPIDIAEADRPLYHAAITHASNHSITILAEAMELLSEAGVADPSAVLHALVDASVANTMQNGPKALTGPISRGDVGTIEAHLAALSEFSLSRSNPSVRNSYIALARSTAAKALAMGRITEAQAQQILTALD
- a CDS encoding macrolide 2'-phosphotransferase, which codes for MPTDPAIIRDLARAHGLDIITDSIVINELGLDFQVAIAEAVDGESWVLRIPRRPDVSARAAVEGRFIKAIAPHLSVAVPDWQVHSDDLIAYPLLPGTPGLTVDDAGVPQWHFDVESPEYAASLGSVLAELHTVDPAAVRDTGIPEFSPAEIRQRKRDDIETVAAEFEVAPNLLRRWTAWLDDDSYWPSFSTVTHGEVYPAHQLMDGPVNLSILDWTTAAIGDPARDFMFHHASVSASAFENASARYVEAGGRIWPRFAEHCGELYSTSPVELGLYALQTGDSEHMSAARIQLNPEN
- the lysS gene encoding lysine--tRNA ligase, whose translation is MANTDSKIPENADLSPEHLDPEQIRIRKDKRQRLLDDGTDAYPVTVPRTHSLAEVHAAHDGLEAGEETDDVVGVIGRVVFVRTTGKLCFVTLQAGDGTRLQGMLSLREVGQERLDDFKTDVDLGDFLFLHGKVIKSKRGELSVLADSWTMASKAIRPLPGLHTELAEDTRVRQRYLDLITREQARETMLTRAKVMSSLRKTFADQDFVEIETPMLQTMHGGASARPFKTHMNAYDIDMYLRIAPELFLKRAVVGGIENVFEINRNFRNEGADSTHSPEFAMLEAYQSFGDYHSIADLTKTLIQNAAQEATGSLIVTLDDGTEYDFGGDWPVVSMYDSLSEESGVEVTPETGLDVLDKIAADNNVDLDGVFRSHGKYVEELWEHFYQDKLWAPTFVTDFPVDTSPLVREHRTKKGVVEKWDLYVRGFELATGYSELVDPIIQRQRFEAQAADAARGDDEAMGLDEDFLMAMEHGMPPTGGMGMGLDRLLMALTGLGIRETILFPFTKPLASSQEDSAQEG
- a CDS encoding ATP-dependent Clp protease ATP-binding subunit, whose product is MFERFTDRARRVVVLAQEEAKLLKHNYIGTEHILLGLIHEGEGLAAKALEGMDISLEQVRDQVQEIIGQGQQAPSGHIPFTPRAKKVLELSLREALQLGHSYIGTEHILLGLIREGEGVAAQVLVKLGADLGRVRQEVIKLLSGYQGKEPVSAGGREEGTPSGSLVLDQFGTNLTAAAREAKLDPVIGRHEQMQRVMQILSRRTKNNPVLIGEPGVGKTAVVEGLAQAIVNGDVPEILADKQLYTLDLGSLVAGSRYRGDFEERLKKVLKEIRTRGDIILFIDEIHTLVGAGAAEGAIDAASILKPMLARGELQTIGATTLDEYRKHIEKDAALERRFQPIQVPEPSLAHSIEILKGLRDKYEAHHKVTVTDGALAAAVNMSDRYINDRYLPDKAIDLIDEAGAKLRISRLSVPQEIRDLEEKILEARHRKEAAIDAQDFELAASERDSEMKLQKEKEEQTEAWRKSGTDTSKVVDADLIAEVLASATGIPIFKLTEEESSRLLRMEDELHKRVIGQDDAVKAISRAIRRTRAGLKDPKRPSGSFIFAGPTGVGKTELAKALSEFLFGDEDSLISLDMSEYSEKHTVSRLFGSPPGYVGYEEGGQLTEKVRRKPFSVVLFDEVEKAHSDIFNSLLQILEDGRLTDSQGREVDFKNTIIIMTTNLGTRDISSGLQLGFQVEGDTKTNYDRMKQRVNEELKQHFRPEFLNRVDDTIVFPQLSMVEIIKIVDLFLERLDVRLADQGMKVDVTAKAKDLLAERGYDPVLGARPLRRTIQLEIEDTLSEKILFKELGRGQTVKVDVKGEGKDAEFTFEGIETESLKPAEDVDSELAGLSSSGSSGSSETSA
- a CDS encoding DUF3180 domain-containing protein encodes the protein MQRTSSSTLAVWAVIGTVLAIVVDVVLESQGFSLPGLPWFAVIGMLVLSAILFMLGWPIKKWNDGDRTKEIDPIQAARVAIMAKASALTGAGLSGWYLGNAGYYFLSAPGIRNDLAAGMLVAMISAAVLMIVGMIVEGFCEIPPQDPPGAETA
- a CDS encoding PH domain-containing protein, whose product is MNRDRFFSIGADVPFNRVSPKYGLKEVLASMTLLVPLLIAGLVVAIIFTSEMPWLHLAWIAVAVYGIISTIIILRQARAIGYAEREDDLLVRRGIMFHRATVVPYGRLQFVDVDAGPIDRMFGLATVKLHTASAATDATIPGLPRAEADRLRDSLAGLGQANLAGL
- a CDS encoding PH domain-containing protein, whose product is MSDESSPDTPNAPAEAAAPEVWHRVHPLTPILESLGVLVGIFIAAVYGLQNFFQSAVEDLASGRSVNLTFAEWLGAHPLVILAVVGGIILILVLTAFFSWLAWRVMGYRVDAEAIYYRRGLLSKKLRKARLDRVQSIDLQQKLLPRMLGMGELVFDVAGGTDSNISLKYLSKKRAEELRDELLAAVKAKKNASTAAATAPSGTTVEHGGPEPETGAAGEAETGADAAGQARVTAGDHGGPAHDSSGEQRGIDLSVPERSADSIGVRLSKRLGALADDVSHEAEGSLNDLLAPYNLSADVGEEGEIIRVPAHRVIVSSLLNTGTLISVGVIVALIAIAVVFLVVGIEEAFLPILIGGLPGIFAAFTAFKKNLDNANFVVRISEDGLAVRHGLFSTSRKVIPLDRLQAVCLHQPLLWRWAGWWRAEYNIASDGGKNDENLLLPVGDIDQALLMVGLALPDPQLPAGISADGLVRSAMYDRKSTHPDAAAAEELFHAQPRSSRIIDPLVWKRRAYALTDSLLVLRLGILDRRVDFVPHVRVQSLRYYQGPLMRALNLGTVAVHSTAGPITPLVKHQDVDAAKRFFTEHAERTRIARQTYDAAAKSAHTDRTQILEEDER